The window aaatattattatttataatttagggATTTTGCTAAATGAATCCCTAAGtatctttaataaatattaaaagagaaCCCTTAATTCAAAAATGGATTAATCTTGAtcctttattaaatttatttcttatttcttCACCCTTAGATCaagatgatgacatcatcattaaCTCAATCTTTAATCAAATACTTTTTTAGTACTTCAACTATGGATTAAACGTTCCAACAATACATATTATTACTTAATATTCTCCTAATCATGTCAAAATTAATATGTCTAAGTTTTTTATACCCTTTTTGATTCACATCATcatctattttttcttttaattttattttgatgatcCATCTTCCATTATAGTTTTTTTTCGTATTTGATtttcttacaaataattaataacaaataaatttgtattggattatggtttaaattaaccttatgTTATGAAGTATAACTATACACACTTGATTATATATGATTAAGGTTGAAAAATAGGGTTGTTATTGTTTACAGTGTATCATTTGAATAAGCTCATGGAAGATATTGTGACAAAGAGTCATTATCGTGATATGAAAAATGTGTGAATATTATACATCAACTACgcattaacataaaaaaaatacatatttgcttccatatcactatatacaatatcatgGCAGGTCAAGTTGTGTTCGCTAGAATGACTGACATCGATGCATCCAAGGAATCTTAGAACATTCGGGTTAAAGTTGTCTTACTCTGGAAGCAAACGCATAAGTACAACCCAAAAATTGTCCTATTCGAGTGTCTCTTTAATTAAGGGTGCGTTTAGGGAAATCAATAACTTCGCTATGGCTTCAATAAAAGGAGATGAAGATTATATGCTTGTGGATCATAGGGCTTCCACAAAACCACTACTATTTGTGTATCAAATTATTTTGTGGATACTATGAAtccttataactttttatactatACGTATTTAATTGGGAAAAAGCGTACGTTGTaatcttcaaaaatataatcatttgtgatacttcataaaactaaaaatcacTTGTCAGGTGGATGAGAAACCACTGTCAAACCTTAGtctttgaaattatatttataccatggttgatttatgaaaaaaataactggtttattttcattattcttatttcatttattattctgtcatttttaatagcttttaagtatttattataccACTGTGCTAGCTTTTTATACGTAcaagtgtaatttttttataggttttttccGCGTTTCAcgcgggttataatctagttatattatatttaaggttcattaaatagttttatacttaacataaaatttaaaggGTTTACTTTGAATAtgaaaagatacaatttttttaatgcaCATCAACTAAGGTTGACAAATTTTGACACAAAATATGTTAACACGACACAACACGACCTGTTCTTAACAAGTTTCGTGTTTGACATTAACAGGTTTAATATGTAAAGATCTAATTTTTTTAAGCACGTTAAGTGCAGCCTTTGGAGCTGCATTTAGCATTTTCTAAAAGgtaaatataacaataaatgtAGAACTATTGTAATAAAAAGTTTAACTTTATAGCATGATACCATTATAACTTTGTCTCATATACAACTATGATGAAAACTAGTTGTCGTCATCCTCAATCTTATAGTCTTTTATTCTTACTTAAAAACTTAAAGCACATGGGGCTAACGTGCATTATAACATGAAATTTCTTGACAGAAGAAATCATTAAATCTACAGATAAATTTCAGTTAGAGCCTTAGAGGGTGCCCCCTTTGCAACCCGGCAAGGGATCAACCCCCTTAACATCTGTCATATTAACCCGAAATCTCTTGGTGTTAACCAAAGCACAATTATACAATCTTATGACACTAAAATCACCAACATTAAACTCGTTCCACAAACCCGTGGTATCAGGCAATTGAATTAAGAGTGTCAAAATATGAATTTTGAATACCACactattttgtttatatgtttcCATTAGGATTTTCAATCTTTTTGTTTAGATATTCAGTCGGGTAATTCAAGTATGTTATCAAACAATTTGTTTCAATGGTTTGCAAATaaacaattttatatattttgtgaaaatgtTTGTTACATATAAACCCATGGATATCTATTTGAGTAATCTCAATAAGTTTTTGGTTATGAAAAGGACGACTTGGTGAATATAGTCACGTTTATCGGTTTATCTAGGCAATACTAGTACTACAAGAATAATTCAAtgttttttatacaaatataacGTATGTAGTATCTATATTAAGAAAAGAAGATCTAAGTTAACAAGAAGCTGGTTTGCCCGAGAGGTTAAGGGGGAAGACTTAAGATCTTCTGCACATTAGTGCGCATGGGTTCGAACCCCATAGCCAGCATTTTTCATActtctatttttttaacttttaatactGTCATGGACTATATTTCCAACTATACAATTCTTCTCACAGTAACAACATATGTCGATCACTTCAAGCATTTTGACAACCGACAAACCAGCGTTTTCAAACACATATAATTCATACGTTTTGGGATCAATTTGACACATTCGCCTTTCATCTGTTATGTATGATTTGGTGAATACACGAGTGGATTGGAAGGAAACGCATGAAACTCATGCATTCAAGGCTGATCGCTTGTATTAGAAAAAAAGTGAAAGTTGAGATTGAAGACAGCAGGGTCTTACAGATCAGTTGCAAGAGATATGTTGAGAAAGAAGATAAGAAAATTTACTGGCATCGTGTTGAACGTAGCAGTGGCTATGGAAAACGTAGTGCTGACAATTACCATGGCAAAGGAACAAGTGAAGAAGCCTTGACATTAAGTCTATTCAATCTTTGTTATATAAATCAACTAATGTGCTTGGTTGCCTAAAATGCCTTATGCAATGTCCTTTGTGctgcattatatatttactaaattttaactttgataaaacttaaaaaattgtTTGTTAAATCACTACTCTGCAGTAAAGAGATATTTTGATTTGGTAATATGAACAAATCCAATTCCATTTAATGGTGCTTGACATTATAGTTGAGATTACAACTTTCATGAGTTACATCGATAAAATGAAGTCTACCAAGCCAATCAAGGAGTTCTGTGATGAACCACCATGGCTTAGTGCAAGTTTAACCTTTTCTTGAACTTCCATAGCCCTTTCCCTCATTTCTTCCCCATCTTTATCCACTAAAAGTCTTTTGATCGCCCTCTCGATCTCCCCTCTTTCCACAACAATTTCAACACCCATTTTCCACACATAGCTTAAATACCTAGCATTCAATCGTTGGTCTACATCAAATGGTTGGCATAACATTGGAACACCTTCAGATACACCTTCCAATGTTGAATTCCATCCACAATGGCTCCAAAATCCTCCGACTGCGTTATGTGCCAAAACTTCCTTCTGTGGTGCCCATTTTACAATCAAACCTCTCCTATTCAACTCAGCCAACAGACCCTCTGGCAAAAACTCGATCCATTGAAAACCTTGAACTGAACCTGGTCGAACCACCCATATAAATGGCTGGTTACTGTTGGCTAAACCCCATGCCATTTCAGTTGATACTTTTTCGTCAACATTTGCTAAGCTTCCTAAGCTCACATACAACACCGATTTGGGTGCTTGTTTATCTAGCCACAAGATGCAGCTAGTATCCTCTTCTATGAAGCTAGTTGAAGGAGTTGGGATTATTTTGTGCAACGGGCCGATGGTAAAAATAGGAACTTGGTAGTGATCACATATCTGGGTCAGTGCTGATTCTTCAAGAAATTCAAGGGTGTTCCATATGAAGGCAGAAGGAGGGGACTTTGGGGTGATCATGGTGATCGATTGAAGAGTTTCTTGTATTGCACGGTTGTTAAAGGGTAGATCTATGTATCTGAACGGATGGAGTTCTGGTACTATTTCCTGCAACAAATTATCTTGAAAAAAGGAGTTTGAGTTAATTAAAAGTACATAAAGGTGTCAAAATAGAAAGATTTCAGTAACTGATCAGAGCAAACAGATAGGTAGCTCCATCATGGTGTGATGACAATGTTATCAAGCTTCCTCTCTGTATGCTAGTAGCTTAGGTTCGggttgaaaaaaataatttttgatacAGTAAATGTCTAGTTGGCTTAACAGCAAATAATAGTTTGCAATTTGCTTTTGAAATTTCTAAACAAATCGTGTTGAATCTTGTAGTAATCAGACACAGAAGATCATCAACATTTGAACAGATTTGGGAAAGTACTACCTACCTCGTTCTTCTCGTGACCCCATTTCAAAATGAAGTCTAATCTGACACATTCGTAAGAACTAACTTCTAGTACCAACTTAAGATAATTGTTGCTTAAAAATCACAGACAGTTAGATTTCTTAATACGAGTATTAGAACTCTGAGTATTTGGCTGGTTGACTTCGGGTCTACTGATATCACTCCCCAACCGCAATGTGGAGGACTTTTGCTAGAATAGATCACGGGTCCAAATCCTTTCCCAACAGGGtaatacccaaaaaaaaaaagatgttcaTTGCTTGGAAGTTGGAACTATTCCTTGGGGGACGGCCAGTTGGGTCCAGAGGACATTAATTCAATTGAGATAAGGAAAATTCATTTCAATTCATTATTCAAGAATCAGTCAATCATCATGAAAGTCAACTTAACCAAAAAGCTTCTAATTCTTAAATCCTAGATCAGATCCTTTTCAAGTTTGAAGTTTGCATAAGTAGATTTTTAGATGGAATAGTCACCTTGAACCGGATATCGGCCTTGTTGATGTAGCTTTGGGATGATCATGACAGCAGGAAAAAAAGCCGCACTACTACTACGCAATATAAAATTTGGCAGACCAAGTTCACTAGCAATCGATTCAGCGAAAAACATGAGGTTATCATGTATAATAACAATCGACTCCTTGTCAGATTTCTCTTTTTGTTCATTTATGATCTGAACAAGGTGTTCTTTGAGATGGGGTCTGCAATTATCATTAAGAGTTCGCATAAAATGGACAAAGCCACCAGACATGATGCCCGTGCCAGATAAGTTGTCGGGCAGGGGCTGGAAATCGAAATCAGGGTGTTTAGACGGGTCGGGTGAGTTGAACTCGGAGTGAGCAATGGTTATGGAGAAGCAGCCTTTGGAATGAAGGTAAGTTCCTAACTGAAGCATGGGTGTCATGTGGCCTTGAAGCGGGCTTGCTATCAACACCAAACGACGTCGTCTTCCACCACTATGATCTGCCATTGTGCCCTTTTTCTAGCTACTTTGAATATGTTGGTTTCAGGAAACTACCACTTAATAAtaagtagtaataataataataaaataagattgaatGATTTCATTAAGGGATGGCATCTTATGTGAATTGctttattctttaattaatttcattGTCATTTAGTCATTATTTGTCATCTACATGTAATAATTTTCAAAGTGTTGACTCTTTTCCTAACTTCTTGTAATTATCATCTATCTAATATCAATTTTCAAATGGGTGTTGAGCTTCATAAACAAGAAATTTATACACCCCATCACATTACATTATATCaccattattaaaaataacttttagatttttagatttaattatctcttgtaatgttttattatgtaattttaaatACATCGTTGTGACATACTTATGTTTTATGAAATTTCAAATACACCGTTGTCACATACTTATTTTTATTCATGTTTGGATGTAAATTTTGTTAAAGTTGAGGTGGGTCAACAAAAATAAGGATAGggttgaagttttaaaaaaagacatcaagtattttgacttttgagcaacaaaacaaatttaattcaATTTATGTTTTGTGATCTTTATGTAACAGGGCCCACTTGGAGACATTGTCTCAAACCGATTTGTTCCTAAATACATTAGTTGCTCATATTGTTGAGAAATGAGTTAGATTTTCAATCTTAGTTTTGTATATACATGGAAGTATGGAACTAATGGTAGAGTTGCAGCTGATAATAATATGGGCCAGTTGAAAGATTGTTGGGCCAAAGTGTCTTATGGGTCAAAGCAAATTATTGGTCCTAAGGTTTACACTTTACAGAAGGATGGCATGGCACCTTCACAAATCACAACTGACAATGGCTTTATTTTCTCTTAGCTTATATTCACAGTTATTGCAGCCAAAGAAAAAGAGAGACAACACCAAAAATGTAGTCACCAAAGGAGTGTTTGTTATTGTGTTTAActgtttataaaacaaattttgcgttttcaaaactgcattttaaagaaaaaaaacatgtttgtaCATGTTTATCTAAAACTGGGTTTTCAtagcaaataatcactttttcatccaaataattttttaaattatttgtgtattataaacattataatcaaataatcacttcaAAAATTAATCTAAACACCGTCTAAATCTCTCCCCTCCTATCGGTCTTCAAATACACACTGCTCTCAAATCCATATCTATTTTCTGTATTCTG is drawn from Erigeron canadensis isolate Cc75 chromosome 9, C_canadensis_v1, whole genome shotgun sequence and contains these coding sequences:
- the LOC122582444 gene encoding UDP-glycosyltransferase 76H1-like, with amino-acid sequence MADHSGGRRRRLVLIASPLQGHMTPMLQLGTYLHSKGCFSITIAHSEFNSPDPSKHPDFDFQPLPDNLSGTGIMSGGFVHFMRTLNDNCRPHLKEHLVQIINEQKEKSDKESIVIIHDNLMFFAESIASELGLPNFILRSSSAAFFPAVMIIPKLHQQGRYPVQDNLLQEIVPELHPFRYIDLPFNNRAIQETLQSITMITPKSPPSAFIWNTLEFLEESALTQICDHYQVPIFTIGPLHKIIPTPSTSFIEEDTSCILWLDKQAPKSVLYVSLGSLANVDEKVSTEMAWGLANSNQPFIWVVRPGSVQGFQWIEFLPEGLLAELNRRGLIVKWAPQKEVLAHNAVGGFWSHCGWNSTLEGVSEGVPMLCQPFDVDQRLNARYLSYVWKMGVEIVVERGEIERAIKRLLVDKDGEEMRERAMEVQEKVKLALSHGGSSQNSLIGLVDFILSM